In one Ananas comosus cultivar F153 linkage group 12, ASM154086v1, whole genome shotgun sequence genomic region, the following are encoded:
- the LOC109718042 gene encoding TPR repeat-containing thioredoxin TTL1-like: MQMEKKDDAKKQPSGCGLFVLYKKLFRGRRKGRKKSTSRATPDAKPRHSSALPVASCQPNPRKAAVVAPPYNHHQAPAAVVKAKPAALSRKIIFPAGRKAPQQYCGTAIAIAAAELDAMIHDHQRTKGSSKLIRASSGNVMLCGNLGNIRAPVAIAPARNLVDGSPESAKELTNGSTPDHGRQLATNGSEAEKLKEMGNEEYEKGRLAEAVALFEKATLIDPDKALYRSYKAAALVAMGRLLEAVGDCREAVKIDPSFCRGHQQLADLYLRLGEVERAIHHFKLVKGEASSRGIARAQALRSCLSKCNQARNLKSWHILLKEARSAVSAGADLSPQVFAFQEEALLALRKYEEAETTLSNEPKFDTDASTKFFGASSTAYFLTVHAQVNMSLGRFEDAVALAKKASQLDPRNREVRAVARKAQCVALARSTGNGLFKASKYREAFFSYQEGLHYDPNNAILLCNRAACHSKLGQWERAIEDCNAVLNLHPAYSKARLRRADCNSKLERWEAAIQDYEMLMCEMPGDEEVSRALLGAQLQLKKQQDGEVKDVRCANFITITTKNQFLQFTALAGLSVALIFDSCSDVSSQELALLEQFCKHYPTVNFLKVDVQEDPYLTECGSSLPVFKLYKNGSSIKEIAVSDPEMLESSLEIFSK, translated from the exons ATGCAAATGGAAAAGAAGGATGACGCGAAGAAGCAGCCGTCTGGCTGCGGATTGTTTGTCTTGTACAAAAAACTATTCCGCGGGCGACGCAAGGGCCGGAAGAAATCCACCTCCCGGGCCACTCCCGATGCCAAACCCCGCCACTCTTCCGCACTGCCCGTCGCCTCTTGTCAGCCCAACCCGCGAAAGGCCGCTGTCGTCGCTCCTCCCTACAATCACCATCAGGCGCCGGCGGCCGTGGTAAAAGCGAAACCCGCCGCCCTAAGCAGGAAAATAATATTCCCAGCCGGCCGAAAAGCACCGCAGCAGTACTGCGGCACGGCCATCGCCATCGCGGCTGCCGAGCTCGACGCCATGATCCACGACCACCAGCGCACCAAGGGGAGCAGCAAGCTCATCCGCGCCTCGTCGGGCAACGTCATGCTCTGTGGCAACTTGGGCAACATCCGCGCTCCGGTTGCCATCGCCCCTGCCCGCAACCTCGTCGACGGTTCCCCCGAGAGTGCAAAAGAGTTGACTAACGGAAGTACCCCTGATCACGGCAGGCAATTAGCTACGAACGGTTCAGAGGCAGAAAAGCTGAAGGAGATGGGGAATGAGGAGTACGAGAAGGGGAGGCTTGCTGAGGCGGTAGCGCTGTTTGAGAAGGCGACACTGATCGACCCAGATAAGGCCTTATACCGGAGCTATAAAGCGGCTGCACTCGTCGCCATGGGCCGGCTTCTCGAGGCGGTCGGAGATTGCAGAGAAGCCGTGAAGATTGATCCTTCCTTCTGTCGTGGTCATCAGCAGCTGGCCGATCTTTATCTTAG ACTCGGAGAAGTTGAGAGAGCGATTCATCACTTCAAACTAGTGAAGGGTGAAGCCAGCTCTCGTGGCATTGCACGAGCACAGGCTCTGCGGAGCTGCCTCTCCAAGTGTAATCAGGCGCGCAATCTAAAGAGTTGGCATATTCTGCTAAAGGAGGCAAGGTCTGCAGTCTCTGCCGGTGCTGATTTATCTCCTCAG GTCTTTGCTTTCCAAGAAGAAGCCCTCTTAGCTCTCCGAAAGTATGAAGAAGCAGAAACAACATTAAGTAACGAACCCAAGTTTGACACTGATGCATCCACAAAGTTCTTTGGTGCTTCTAGCACTGCATATTTCCTTACAGTCCATGCACAAGTCAACATGTCTCTGGGGAG GTTTGAAGATGCAGTGGCTCTTGCGAAAAAGGCTTCTCAGCTTGACCCAAGAAACCGAGAGGTGAGAGCTGTGGCTCGCAAAGCTCAAtgtgtggcattagctagatcAACTGGTAATGGTCTGTTCAAAGCATCAAAATATCGAGAGGCATTCTTTTCGTATCAAGAAGGTCTTCATTATGATCCAAACAATGCCATTCTGCTTTGCAATCGAGCCGCTTGTCATTCAAAGCTTGGCCAGTGGGAGAGAGCCATCGAGGACTGCAATGCTGTTTTAAATTTGCACCCTGCATACAGTAAAGCTCGTCTAAGGAGAGCTGACTGTAACTCTAAG TTAGAGCGCTGGGAAGCAGCAATACAGGATTATGAAATGTTAATGTGTGAGATGCCAGGAGATGAGGAGGTGAGTAGAGCCCTATTAGGAGCTCAATTGCAGCTAAAGAAGCAGCAAGACGGTGAAGTCAAGGACGTGAGATGTGCTAATTTTATCACGATAACAACGAAGAACCAATTCTTGCAATTTACAGCTTTAGCAG GCCTCTCTGTTGCACTCATTTTCGACAGCTGTAGCGATGTCTCTAGTCAAGAACTTGCCTTGCTGGAGCAATTCTGCAAACATTATCCAACTGTAAATTTTCTTAAG GTGGATGTGCAAGAAGATCCCTACTTAACAGAGTGTGGAAGCTCTTTGCCAGTCTTCAAATTGTACAAGAACGGATCCAGCATCAAAGAAATTGCAGTTTCGGACCCTGAAATGCTTGAGAGCTCCCTAGAAATTttcagtaaataa
- the LOC109718020 gene encoding glucose-1-phosphate adenylyltransferase large subunit 1-like, whose translation MAGSLQMPSSLSLRSDRRSSPSSSSSSLFGRRIGSIAHCGETRSSRRRTDVGFAPVRATINSVLNDVAKDFVPKRPLRAPMTEKQLADPKSVASIILGGGAGTRLFPLTQKRAKPAVPIGGCYRLIDVPMSNCINSAINKIYILTQFNSQSLNRHLARTYDFANGVNFGDGFVEVLAATQTPGEFGKRWFQGTADAVRQFIWIFGDAKLRHIENILILSGDHLYRMDYMDFVQKHMDSGADISVSCVPMDDSRASDFGLMKIDNAGRITQFLEKPKGKSLETMQVDTTILGLSPQNARKYNYIASMGIYIFRTDVLLSLLRNRYPTANDFGSEIIPMASNDYNVQAYLFDGYWEDIGTIKSFFDANLALTDENPKFHFYDPLKPIFTSPRYLPPTKTEKCRVVKSIISHGCFLMECSVEHSIIGVRSRLECGVKLENTMMMGADYYQTEAERAACLAKGKVPVGVGENTKIRNCIIDKNARIGKNVVITNSDSVEEADRPSEGFYIRSGITVVLKNSVIPDGTVI comes from the exons ATGGCGGGGTCGCTCCAGAtgccctcctctctctccctccgaAGCGATCGCCGCTCCTCTCCGAGTTCCTCATCCTCATCGCTCTTCGGCCGAAGGATCGGCTCGATCGCGCATTGCGGCGAGACGAGGAGCAGCCGAAGAAGGACGGATGTCGGCTTCGCCCCGGTTAGGGCCACCATCAACTCTGTTCTCAATGACGTCGCCAAGGATTTCGTG CCGAAGCGTCCGCTCCGGGCGCCGATGACAGAGAAGCAGCTGGCCGATCCCAAGTCGGTGGCGTCGATCATATTGGGAGGAGGAGCAGGGACTCGCCTCTTCCCTCTCACCCAGAAGAGGGCCAAACCAGCG GTGCCAATTGGTGGCTGTTACAGGCTTATTGATGTTCCAATGAGCAATTGTATTAACAGCGCAATAAATAAGATTTACATTCTGACCCAGTTCAACTCTCAGTCTCTCAATCGCCATCTTGCTCGGACATATGATTTTGCTAATGGCGTGAACTTTGGAGATGGGTTTGTGGAG GTACTAGCAGCTACTCAAACACCTGGTGAATTCGGAAAGAGGTGGTTTCAAGGAACTGCCGATGCTGTTAGACAGTTCATATGGATATTTGGG GATGCCAAGCTCAGGCATATAGAAAACATACTTATTTTATCTGGCGATCATCTATACCGAATGGATTACATGGACTTTGTGCAG AAACATATGGATTCTGGTGCTGATATTTCTGTCTCTTGTGTCCCCATGGATGACAG TCGGGCCTCTGACTTCGGATTGATGAAGATTGACAACGCAGGTCGTATCACTCAGTTTCTTGAAAAGCCCAAAGGCAAAAGTTTAGAGACAATG CAAGTGGACACAACAATTTTAGGGTTGTCACCTCAAAATGCACGGAAATACAACTATATTGCATCGATGGGGATATATATTTTCAGGACTGATGTCCTGCTGAGTCTTTTAAG AAACCGCTATCCAACTGCCAATGATTTTGGATCAGAGATTATTCCCATGGCTTCCAATGACTATAATGTACAG gCTTATTTATTTGACGGCTACTGGGAGGACATTGGAACAATAAAATCTTTCTTCGATGCAAACCTGGCTCTCACTGATGAG AATCCCAAGTTTCACTTTTATGATCCTTTGAAGCCAATCTTCACATCACCTAGGTACTTGCCCCCAACTAAGACAGAGAAGTGCAGG GTCGTGAAATCTATAATTTCACATGGGTGCTTTTTAATGGAGTGCAGTGTTGAACATTCCATTATTGGTGTCCGCTCACGGTTAGAATGTGGTGTGAAGCTTGAG AACACCATGATGATGGGAGCAGACTATTACCAGACTGAGGCAGAGAGAGCTGCTTGCCTAGCTAAAGGAAAAGTGCCAGTTGGCGTTGGAGAGAACACCAAGATTCG GAACTGTATCATTGACAAAAATGCAAGGATTGGGAAAAATGTCGTCATCACAAATTCTGAC